The DNA region TGATCGTGGATCGTTTGGGCAGGGCAACATCGAGCGGCAACTGCCGCGCAGGCTTTGGCCATCGCTCAGTGTCGATAGAGAGTCAAGCGTGTCCCTCTTTAATGAAAGCATTGGCGTCAAAAATACCGAGAATTTCCAGGTTGACTGGAAAGCAGTCAGCAAGACTACAACTGAAAAATGAATACAGAGATCTGGTTGACAGAGGGCCGCAGGGGCAGGTTGAACTTATCAGGGGTCATCGTTCTTGGGCAGCAATGACTCGACCGTTAATCCAATGGCGCCATGCCGGTGTCCTTGCAAAGAACGAACCAGCGAACTCTGTTGGCATCTGGTCAGCTACAAGGAACGATCAAGTGGAGAAACCGTCCGAAGCAGGCCGTTTCAGCAGATAGAGCTGCGGGTCATAGCAAACGATAGCGACCTTTCCCAAAGGACTAGAGGTCTTCCAGAATTCCACTTGGATCTTGTTCAGCTAGGAGAGATCGGGATCGTCTAAAGGTTTGGGTGACATGAACATCAACGTCTTTTAGAGACGTGTGAAGCTATATGCTAGACTTGGGCCTCGAAATTGAGCTAGTTTTTGCAAATGTTCTGTTGAGGAGCCATCTGAACGAAGCGCATGCCCATTGAGACCCAATCACCTATCGGAAATATCTGGGAGGTTGGGTATCCCAGTTGTTGAAGTATGCTGCGTCACATTGGCGGATACCAACAGACATTTGGCACTGAAGAGTTCAACGACACACCAACTGTGGTCTGTGAGATGGGAGACGTTGTCAAACTGGTTGTGGGGCACGAGGACAGCAGACGATATTGCGCGGGAGCCTGCATCGGATCGGACTGGTGGGCAGACAATATGGTGGGAATAGTTGGGGCCTGTGGTATAACTGCTGCTTTTCGACGTAAATAGGTAGTGAGGCTTGAAAGCAGAAGGAAGCACTTGTTTGTCTCCAGCTACGCcgtgggaggtgggttgaCGATGCTATGCTGTCGAGTATCAGATGGAGGGCACGGATGGTTGTCAATATTATGTGGGTGGTCCACGGGTGATCAGCCAAAGACAAACACCCCTGCAGGTTCGGCAGATGTCTCTGTCGATGCCGTGCATATCGCGCTAGTTTAGCGCCCGAGGTGGGGCTTTAATCATCCTGGCAGTGTCACTGTTCCTGTTGGTGattccaccatcctcaacatcatGGATTTCTTTTCACCATGCTGATTTCAATCTCGAGCCAATCACTCCAGTGGGAACACAGAGCCCGTTTGTTTGATTCAGCGAGATGGCTTGTGATGCCATCTTTTGTATCATCCACGAATATCAAGCTGATGAACTACAAGTCATCAGGATGAAGCATGGAAAGATGGGATGTGAACAGCCTACAGGAGCCGGCAATAACAGGCCCGGATGAAACCTCATCGAAGCACAAATCAAGAATTGGCTATCTCTGCACCCCTCCCTTTCTAGTGCAATCGCCTCGGTAACCGTCACACATGGGCCATGGCATGTTCCATGGAATGAGACCCCTTGGGGACAGAAAAGGGTCCGTCATGCCCGCCTCGTGGCTCATTGCTTTCTGGGCCTCCATCTACCCTTCCAGTTTGTTGGTGCTCCACTGACAATGCTTGCCCTTCTTGCTCTTTGCTGGCAAGTCCTGGTCGTCGAAGCGCTGGGGGACGCCGTTTTCGATCCCCTCGCCTACGTCGATCCACTAATTGGGGCCAGCAACGGTGGAAATGTCTTTCCAGGAGCTTCGCTGCCATATGGCATGGCAAAGGCGGTGGCTGATACCAatagcagcagcaaccaagGCGGATTCACATTGGATGGCGCGTTTGTCACTGGCTTCAGCGGCATGCACGACAGCGGAACTGGCGGGAGTCCAAGTCTGGGAAACTTCCCACTGTTCCCCTTCACCAACTGTCCAGAAGGTGACATCAATCGATGTGTTTTCCCCAAAAAGAGCCGAGCTGCCCATGGAGGGTTCGGCAATAACACCGTGACAGCAAAGCCCGGCACCTTCGGCATCACCCTGAACAACGGCATCAGAGCCGACATGACCACAACCCATCACACGTCACTCTTTAGGTTTACCTTTCCAACGCTTGGATCAGACGGCCAGCCGGCTCAACCGCTCATCCTGCAGGACCTCACAGACTTGTCTGATTCCCGGCAGGACAACGGCAGCGTAACGGTTGACCCCGAGACAGGACGCATCACCGGGAGTGCCCGCTTCCTGCCGAGCTTCGGTGGCGGCAACTTTGTGCTGCACTTTTGCACAGACTTCAAAGGCGCCGATGTTTTGGACAGCGGGATCTTTGTCAACAGTCGAGGCAGCACAGAGGTCAAGAACTTGACCATTTCCAGGTCGATCAATGGATATCCATTGCCTGGGGGGGCATTTGTCAGGTTCAGCTCAGGGGCAGAGCCAATCTTGGTCAGGACAGCCAACAGCTTCATCAGTGCTGAACAAGCCTGTAAACACGCCGAAACGGAGATTCCAGATTATGACTTCGAGAGGGTGTCAGAAGCTGCTATCGAAAAATGGAGAGAGAAAATGAGCAATATCAAGGTGTCGCCTGCGGGAGTGGAAGGCTCGCTGTTGACCAACTTTTACAGCGGCATCTATCGGACCATGGTCAATCCTCAGAATTACACCGGGGAAAATCCGTTGTGGGAGAGCAGTGAGCCATACTTTGACTCGTTTTATTGCATCTGGGACCTCTTCCGCTCCCAAATTCCGTTCCTTATCATCACTGATCCAGCCGCGGTGGCCGAGATGGTGCGTTCGCTCATAGACACCTACCGGCACACTGGCTGGCTGCCAGACTGCCGCATGAGTCTCAACAAGGGCTACACCCAGGTTCGTAGTGCCTGGAAGATTATGTCAATGTTAAAGACCTAACCCGAGGCTAGGGTGGATCAAACGCAGACAACGTCCTGGCCGATGCCTTCATCAAGGGCATAAAAGACGGCATCGATGTACTATCCCTCCACTTCTCATTGGGTCTCACTGACTAACGCATCCACAGTGGGAAGACGGCTACGCAGCCGTAGTCAAAGACGCAGAAGTCGAGCCCTACGACTGGTGCTGCGAAGGCCGTGGCGGCCTCGACAGCTGGAAAGCTCTAGGCTACATCCCCGTCCAAGACTTTGACTACAAAGGCTTCGGCACCATGACCCGCAGCATCTCCAGAACCCTCGAGTACGCCTACAACGACTTTTGCATCTCCCAAATCGCCCACGGGCTAGGCCGCACGGCTGACAGGGACAAGTACCTTGCCTCCAGCAGCAACTGGAAAAACCTCTTCCGCCCTGACCAGACCTCCCTCTGGTGGAACGGCACAAACACAGGCTTCACCGGGTTTTTCCAACCGCGCTACCTCAACGGGACCTGGGCTTACCAAAACCCCCTTAATTGctccaacctcgacaccTTTTCCGTCTGCTCCCTGCAAAACACCGGGAGGGAAACCTTCGAAAGCTCCATCTGGGAGTACAACTTGTATTCTTTTcgccccctttcccctcttGAGGCCCCCCTTCCCTGACAGTGCAGTAGCTTCGTCCCCCACGACCAATCAACCCTCCTgaccctcctcggcggcccatccctcttcacctcccgCCTAGACTACCTCCACAACACAAACATAACCTACATCGGCAACGAaccctccttcctcaccgtCTTCCAATACCACTACTCCGCCCGCcccgccctctccgccctccgATCCCACAGTTACATCCCCTCAtacttctcccccaccccctccggccTCCCCGGCAACGACGACTCGGGCGCAATGGGCTCGTTTGTCGCGTTCTCAATGATGGGCCTTTTCCCCAACCCGGGACAAAACGTTTACCTTGTTACTCCGCCGTTTTTCGAACAAGTCAACATTACCAGCCCGGTAACGGGAAAGGTGGCAAGGGTGAGGAATGTTAATTTTGATGGGGGGTACAAGAGTGTATACATCCAGAGTGCGACGCTCGATGGGGAGAGATACACCAAGAACTGGGTTGATCACAGTTTTTTCACCGAGGGAAAGGAGTTGGTGCTTGTgctgggggatggggagagtgattgggggacgggggtgggggatcTGCCGCCTAGTTTGGGGGAGTATGTTGGTTTTTCGGGGGGGAATGGGACAGCTGTGAATGATACCAGTACCATAAcggggtggaaaagggggttggaagaggtggttgggagggcgtggaggggtggttatGTTGGGGATGTAAAAGTATGAGAGATGAGTGCGATGGTTTCAGCAAAAATATACCATAGAAATAATGAAAAACATGGaagagttttttttttttgttttttttttttagaaaaaaaaaaaagagacacGTTTCTCTCTGCACAAAGACCAGCTCGGCTACGGTACCCGGTCACCCTCCCTTTAAAATAATCGTCATTGCGGATCAGCAAAACGTGGAATTGTTATTACCTAACTTACTTTTTTCTAGAAGAAACAAAACGCCTCACAGGGTGATCATTAGACATTTCAAGATGGTCAATAGGCCTTTGAAGATATTCGGAAGGCCTATTGATTGATACCTGTGGAAGCATGCGATATAGGTTAACCTACTTTTGTGTGCcaattattttgtggtgagggtgccgGTCCAACTTCCCACCACTTCATGGCATCTTTCAGAGGTTCACTCTTGGCTACACTAGCAGTCTCCATTCTTGCTAACGATATAGCAGTCATCGCTACCCCAATATATTGCAAACGAAAAGAATAACTAAGTACAAGACCACCTGAGTCATAATAAATGCAAGCCAGCAAATACCTGGTCATCAGTCTATGGGGtatcaacaacatcaaactTGTCAGGCACCGCCCTTTATCATAGGCTTTGTTTGACCCCATACCTACCTGTACACACACCAAAACATAAAGGCAAAACAAGATATAATGTAAGCCTCTGCTGTGACCCGACACTTTGCTAAAACTCGATGAAAGCTGTACAGAGCCTTCCCAGCTTCCTCGTTGCTCGAATCCTACACGACTCAGTCGTTGCTCTCCAGCCACCAAGGCAATATTAGTATGTCGTATGTCGTTCCCAAATCGGAGGGGAAACagaaaagtaaaataatacAGTGATGAAACCAAAGAATTCCTCCTTCATCAATAGTCGTCGTCATAAGGGGAGTGCATCATCTGACAATGGTGGCAGACGAGCTCCTCAGGATCGTATGTATCCATGTCTGGATTCTCATACTCTTCCGGGAGGATTATAGTGCCAGTGGTGCGGTCAAACTCAGCCCAGACTCGCTCCTCGCTATCCCTGCTCACCGGCACGCGCTTCCACAGGGTCCGTCGGTTTTGCCACGTCGTCTCCGGTTGCCCTTCTTCCGCGGGCACAGCTGGTATTTTGACCGTCCCGTGGTGCGAATGATGGCCGTGGTGACCACCGCCCATGGGGAGAGAAGATCCGTtagtcttcttcttgctctgcAGGTACTCCTCAGCCAGGACCTTCCAAGCCCGGACTGCTCTGGGCTCCCAGTCGCCGTCCGACTGTTTCCGCACCCTGTTGGACGAGACATAGGCAGAGTCCGACTTGAGAAATAATCCGTCGTCTCTGACCATCCTGACAAGATGACTTGCCATATCTGAGCCCCACTGACACTCGGGGATGCCAGTTAGCTGGAGCTCCTTCAGGCTCATGGAGAGGTCGTGGCCTGTCAAGGCGTGCATCTCAACTGGAGAGGGCGCGGTGAGGAAGTCGGAAGGAAAGTTGACCAAATCGATCCTCAGCGACTCGAGTGCGGGGAGCAGACGAGGGCGCGGCTGGGTGGTGTCATGATCAGGATCGAAGGGTGGTCGCAGAACGGTAAGGAAGTCGACAACCTGAAGCCATGTGTAGCTACGGAATCCTCGTCGGGCAAGGGTATTGTCATAAACACGAGGGATTACTCGAAGTCGGAGGGGATTCCGTGTCGGGTTTGACGTCGGGTAGGGCGCCCTATGCTCGCGTTCGAAGTCTTCGTCGTAGTACCTAGCAGTGATCCGCATCGTGATGTGCGTTATCTGCTTGCGGTGCTCGAGCCCGAGGTTTCGGAAATTCTGGAGGGCAAGGCAATCGGTAAAGACAAAAGTGTTGTTTCTCCACAGAAAACGCTCTCCTTCATCGTGATAGGCTCTGCACGTGGCAAGAAAGTTGATGGCGATCTGGGCCTTAgacatcttcttctcttcggGGAGGAGAACATGGGGGTTGAGCTTGGACAGTGGGTCGATAATGGGTTGGCTGCTTGTGAGTGAGTACTCAAGAATGTACAGAATGATCTCGACCGGTAGGCTTGGCAATCGCTGGTCAGACCTCCCACTGCGGGAGGAGCGGCGCGCCGCCTTTGAGTCGGCCCAGGTCCCGCGAGAGCCTGTTGGGTCGTTGAGATCTAACGTCAGTCGACGGTCCCACGAGATGCCATTCTCCCGAAGAAGCTTCTTGAGACGCAGGTTTTCTTCAGCAAGTCGCCTGTTCTCTTGCCGCACAGGGTTGTTGTACCACGCTTCCACCTGCTCTTCATTATCGCGCAGCTCAAAGGGCGGCACGAACTGGGGCATTGTCAGTCAGAGTGTCAGTCAGGTTGCGGGATTTATCATACAAAGCTTACATTTTCTGTATCAAAGATGTCCatgacgacggcgacggtAGACTTTATTGCGGAAAGATACGGTGAAGATGCGCgaaggagaggtggtgaagtTCGGCGATAAGTGttcaagagggaggaggactgAGTGATGGTGGGATGATTGGGTGAATGAGTTATGTCCCACGTCAAATCCCCGCACACCTAGAAGAAAAGTGCAGAAGGCTCGATAAGAACAAACTCAGCGCCGGGCCCCAATCATGGAATTGCGGTTTGGTGTGGGAGTTATATGCAAAGCTTCAGAATTTGGGATGCGCTCAGGGGCGCTCCGCGGCGGTTGGTAAAAGGCCGGGGACCTCCGGTGAGCCGTGGCCCAGATGCCACAGGCAGTCGGGACTCGAGCAGGATCTGAGGCAACAGAGTCCAGTTTGGTTTCCTGTGTTCACGTCGAGAATGGGGGGACAAAGAGCGAGTAATGGGTAACGGGTAATGAAAAAGACAGAGAGATGCCCTGTTGGGTGGATCGTTGAGTTTTGCGGCTGGTGTGAGGAATTTCGGTCGGGTGGCCCGCCACTCGCGCCGAGGGGGTAACCTAACCAACGGCCACTCTTTGGCAGCTGCTTCTCACGGGTGACGGATTCGGGTGAGAGAGACGATTCACCAGAATGATTTTATCGCGATTGGCAGCGTCGAAGTATCGATGAAAAAGTGGAAGACAACAACGGTAAGCTTCGGGTGGAGGGGGACCAGTCGCAGTCGGGATCTGGGGGCGTCGCAAGCTGTAGATGTGGAGACAAGAGTGCAGCCCCACTTAAGTTTTAATCAACCGTCGGATTCCTTTTTGGGAAGCCACCTTGTGGCCACGAAGGGGGCGATGAGAGAGAGCATCGTGAAGTGAAGAACCTCCAGATGGCACCATGTTTGGTAAGGTATCGTAATCCAACCTGGAATGAGTCAGGATGTGGTGAGAGATACATATAGAACATCTCATGATCCCGTGGATGATGCGGAAGAGTATTTGAGTTGAACAGTGCCGTCAGTATCGAAACAGTGCAAAGACGCTCGCTGAGCCAATTTGTCTTTAGACTGGCGATTCACACAGAAATAGGGTCAGTCCGGAGCTGTATATCATAGCATGTGAGAATGGCTATCTTTGGTGTCGCCGGTGTTTTCATCTACGCGTCACTGGCGTTTGATGCTTGAATCGGAATGCCGTCGTGTACCCATAAGATCATGGGATCCCACGATGGCTCCCGAGCTGTAGGTGTCTGCAACTGACCTTTTCATTCCATGCCCAATTCCGGTCGATTAACATAATACCCCGAACAGCTAATTGCACGACAAACAGCAATTCGGGAGAGCTACCATATATACAACCCACCTACCAGGCCTGAGCTGCAAGGAGCCACGGGAGCTAAGCTGCCCCTCACCGCACAGAGCTGCTTTAAGACTCAGACTGACGTCAACGACCCTTTGTGCTGCGGCATCCTCCGATTCCTCCGCCGATTCAAACGGCCGAGCCTTCCCCCCATAAATCACAGAACGGGTGCTCGATGACGCGGTGCAATTCAGGCACCCTGCGTCTCTGGCGTCCACGGGGTCCTCTTACATCATGGTTTCAGACGGGCCATATAGGAAAGGTTTCCCAGGTCAGGAGCTCTCCTTTTTacacacaacaccaccctaAAACCTTCAAGTCAACACACTACCCACTTCACACCGTGACCACTcctactactactactacaaCAACCGTACTCCTACCTACCATATCATATTACAGCACCGCCATCATGTCCTCAGGATTCTCCAACACATCGGGCGTCAAGCACCCCGACCCCTACAAGGAGGCCAACCTCGACACCCAGGTCTCCACTCAAACTAAGCTCGACGACCTCAGCAAGTTCATGGATGCCTCCAAGTTCTGCATGATGACCACGGTCAATCCCAAGACCCATCAATTGGTCTCCAGATGCATGGCCCTTGCTGGTCAAGTAGGTTGACGCTCATGTAGCCCATCAATAACCGGATATTAACATTCAATTCCAGGAAAACGGCGGActcgacctcctcttccacaccaATACCGAGTCAGGCAAGACCGACGACCTCGCCGCCGACACACACATCAACGTtggcttcctcaacaactCTGGCGAATGGGCTTCCGTCAGTGGAACCACCGAAATCATCACTGATCGGGAGCTCGTAAAGAAGCACTACAAGCCTCATCTGAAAGCCTGGGTTGGCGACTTGGGTGATGGCATCCACGATGGCTCTGCCA from Podospora pseudopauciseta strain CBS 411.78 chromosome 6, whole genome shotgun sequence includes:
- a CDS encoding hypothetical protein (COG:G; CAZy:GH92; EggNog:ENOG503NWHY); the protein is MLALLALCWQVLVVEALGDAVFDPLAYVDPLIGASNGGNVFPGASLPYGMAKAVADTNSSSNQGGFTLDGAFVTGFSGMHDSGTGGSPSLGNFPLFPFTNCPEGDINRCVFPKKSRAAHGGFGNNTVTAKPGTFGITLNNGIRADMTTTHHTSLFRFTFPTLGSDGQPAQPLILQDLTDLSDSRQDNGSVTVDPETGRITGSARFLPSFGGGNFVLHFCTDFKGADVLDSGIFVNSRGSTEVKNLTISRSINGYPLPGGAFVRFSSGAEPILVRTANSFISAEQACKHAETEIPDYDFERVSEAAIEKWREKMSNIKVSPAGVEGSLLTNFYSGIYRTMVNPQNYTGENPLWESSEPYFDSFYCIWDLFRSQIPFLIITDPAAVAEMVRSLIDTYRHTGWLPDCRMSLNKGYTQGGSNADNVLADAFIKGIKDGIDWEDGYAAVVKDAEVEPYDWCCEGRGGLDSWKALGYIPVQDFDYKGFGTMTRSISRTLEYAYNDFCISQIAHGLGRTADRDKYLASSSNWKNLFRPDQTSLWWNGTNTGFTGFFQPRYLNGTWAYQNPLNCSNLDTFSVCSLQNTGRETFESSIWEYNFSFVPHDQSTLLTLLGGPSLFTSRLDYLHNTNITYIGNEPSFLTVFQYHYSARPALSALRSHSYIPSYFSPTPSGLPGNDDSGAMGSFVAFSMMGLFPNPGQNVYLVTPPFFEQVNITSPVTGKVARVRNVNFDGGYKSVYIQSATLDGERYTKNWVDHSFFTEGKELVLVLGDGESDWGTGVGDLPPSLGEYVGFSGGNGTAVNDTSTITGWKRGLEEVVGRAWRGGYVGDVKV
- a CDS encoding hypothetical protein (EggNog:ENOG503NZZF), which produces MDIFDTENFVPPFELRDNEEQVEAWYNNPVRQENRRLAEENLRLKKLLRENGISWDRRLTLDLNDPTGSRGTWADSKAARRSSRSGRSDQRLPSLPVEIILYILEYSLTSSQPIIDPLSKLNPHVLLPEEKKMSKAQIAINFLATCRAYHDEGERFLWRNNTFVFTDCLALQNFRNLGLEHRKQITHITMRITARYYDEDFEREHRAPYPTSNPTRNPLRLRVIPRVYDNTLARRGFRSYTWLQVVDFLTVLRPPFDPDHDTTQPRPRLLPALESLRIDLVNFPSDFLTAPSPVEMHALTGHDLSMSLKELQLTGIPECQWGSDMASHLVRMVRDDGLFLKSDSAYVSSNRVRKQSDGDWEPRAVRAWKVLAEEYLQSKKKTNGSSLPMGGGHHGHHSHHGTVKIPAVPAEEGQPETTWQNRRTLWKRVPVSRDSEERVWAEFDRTTGTIILPEEYENPDMDTYDPEELVCHHCQMMHSPYDDDY
- the BLI3 gene encoding BLI-3 blue-light-inducible Bli-3 protein (EggNog:ENOG503P0WH; COG:S); its protein translation is MTRCNSGTLRLWRPRGPLTSWFQTGHIGKVSQVRSSPFYTQHHPKTFKSTHYPLHTVTTPTTTTTTTVLLPTISYYSTAIMSSGFSNTSGVKHPDPYKEANLDTQVSTQTKLDDLSKFMDASKFCMMTTVNPKTHQLVSRCMALAGQENGGLDLLFHTNTESGKTDDLAADTHINVGFLNNSGEWASVSGTTEIITDRELVKKHYKPHLKAWVGDLGDGIHDGSANDPRIGIIRVKMATAHYAISHKNIAGRLTEVAKGVVTGDTAVVNKLREISEEEVSKLRLTH